The segment CGGTCCTCGAAGCCACCCGCGATGCCGCCCGCCCCGGGGTGAACCTCCTCGAGCTCGACGCCCTCGCGCACGAGATGATCCGCGGGGCCGAAGCGGAGAGCTGCTACATCGACTACCACCCGTCGTTCGGGGCCAGCCCGTTCGGGAAGGTCATCTGCACCTCCGTCAACGACGCCGTCCTCCACGGCCTCCCGCACGACTACGCGCTCCGAGACGGCGATCTCCTCAGCCTCGACTTCGCGGCCAAGGTCGACGGCTGGGTCGCCGACTCCGCGATCAGCCTCGTCGTCGGCGGTCGGGCGAGCGCGCAGGATGCCCGACTCATCGCCACCTGCGAGCAGGCTCTCGCCCGGGGCATCGCCGCCGCGCAGCCCGGCGGGCGCATCGGCGACATCTCCGCCGCGATCGGGGCGGTGGCGCACGAGGCCGGCTACTCGGTCAACCTGCAGTTCGGCGGGCACGGGGTCGGCACGGAGATGCACGGCGATCCGCACGTGGCGAACGACGGTCGCGCGGGACGCGGGTTCCCCCTCAAACCGGGTCTCGTCATCGCGATCGAACCGTGGCTGATGGAGTCCACCGACGAGATCTACACCGATCCCGACGGCTGGACCCTGCGGAGCGCGGACGGATCGAGGACGGTCCACGTCGAGCACACGGTCGCGATCACCGCGGACGGACCGCTCGTCCTGACCGCGCGGTCGTAGCGCCGGATCGTCAGTCGGGCAGGAGGTCGGGCCGCACGCGACGGGTGCGCTCGAGCTGCTGCTCGCGGCGCCAGGAGGCGATCGCCCCGTGGTTGCCGCCGAGCAGGATCGGGGGCACCTCGAGCCCACGCCACACGGAGGGCTTGGTGTAGCTCGGGTACTCGAGCAGGCCGTCCTCGTGGCTCTCCTCGGTCAGGCTCTCCGGGTTGCCGACGACGCCCGGAACCAGCCTGCCGATGGCCTCGATCATGGCCATCGCCGCGACCTCGCCCCCGTTGAGGACGTAGTCGCCCAGGCTGACCTCGCGGACCTCGACGTTCTCGCGGGTCGCGGCGTGGTCGATCACGCGCTGGTCGATCCCCTCGTAGCGGCCGCAGGTGAACACGAGCCGGGGCGCCAGGGCGAGCTCGCGCGCCTGAGCCTGGGTGAACGGGGTGCCGGCCGGCGAGGGTACGACGACGATCGTTCCGGGAGGGGGATCCTGCAGGATCGCGTCGAGCGCCTCGCCCCACGGCTCGGGCTTCATGACCATCCCCGCTCCCCCGCCGTACGGGGTGTCGTCGACGGTGCGGTGACGGTCGTGCGTGAAGTCGCGGAGGTCGTGGACGGCGACGTCGAGCAGCTTCTGCTGGCGGGCCCTGCCGAGGAGG is part of the Frondihabitans sp. 762G35 genome and harbors:
- the trmD gene encoding tRNA (guanosine(37)-N1)-methyltransferase TrmD, with translation MRIDIVTIFPEFFGVLDVSLLGRARQQKLLDVAVHDLRDFTHDRHRTVDDTPYGGGAGMVMKPEPWGEALDAILQDPPPGTIVVVPSPAGTPFTQAQARELALAPRLVFTCGRYEGIDQRVIDHAATRENVEVREVSLGDYVLNGGEVAAMAMIEAIGRLVPGVVGNPESLTEESHEDGLLEYPSYTKPSVWRGLEVPPILLGGNHGAIASWRREQQLERTRRVRPDLLPD
- the map gene encoding type I methionyl aminopeptidase, translated to MIDLRTPGEIDAMKAAGRFVASVLEATRDAARPGVNLLELDALAHEMIRGAEAESCYIDYHPSFGASPFGKVICTSVNDAVLHGLPHDYALRDGDLLSLDFAAKVDGWVADSAISLVVGGRASAQDARLIATCEQALARGIAAAQPGGRIGDISAAIGAVAHEAGYSVNLQFGGHGVGTEMHGDPHVANDGRAGRGFPLKPGLVIAIEPWLMESTDEIYTDPDGWTLRSADGSRTVHVEHTVAITADGPLVLTARS